Sequence from the Clostridium saccharobutylicum DSM 13864 genome:
TAGCTTTTTTAGAAACGGATATCTTATGGTTAGATAAATGCATTAAACAAAATTCAAATATTAACTATAAATAAATATTATGGTCAAGTAAAAACAGTAGGAGATTAATTTCACCTACTGTTTTTACACATTATTAAAAATGAGGATTTATTTCATTTTTTTGAATCCTTTTCAAATCTTTTAACCTTAAATGGGTTACTTCTCTAATTTTATCTAAAGATTCACCTTCAATAATCATTTTTTTTGCAACATCATGTGAAGAAATGTTTTGATTTTCATTCATAGAAATCTCCTCCTAATTAATGTTTATATTAGTCAATAGTATTTTGCCATTAAAAAATAAAACTATTCATGTTATAATCTATAATAAATATTAATGAATTTTTCAATAGGAAAAATTTATTTACGCAAAAATATATATGAAATTTTTAGATAAAATATATAATACATACTCTTTGTATTATCAAAGATATTAATAATAAATAATTATTGCAAATATTAAGACACAGAGCATTTAAAATTAAGGTTGAATTGTTACAAATATTGTATACATTTTTTATTATTTATTATGGATAGGTATATAAAAAAATATGTAATATTGTGTGGCAAAAGTTAGGAATTTTTGATATTATAATACATGGTATTATAATATTGTACGGAATATGGTGAAGAAATAATTAAGATATTATTTAATTAATATGAATTAGTTGTTATAATTAGTTATGATGATTATTAGTAAGTGAAAATATTTAATAAATACTTGACTAGGACATTAATAAGGAATCTAAAAATAAAAAACTATGTATTTAAAAAACACTAAATTTTCATTAATGAATTTAGAAATTAATAAATAGTACATTGTTCCTATAACTATGAAGACTAGCAGTTAATGATAATAAAGCTGTTAGTCTTAATATTTGATGATATTATATTAATTTTCTCCAGTCAATTCTACAAACAACAATGTGGTTAATGTTTAAATACTAAATACCATTAGATGATATACAATATATAATATAGTTACAAATTACACAAAAATAGTATGTATAATAATACAGGAGGGGAGTAATTTTTATGGAAGGACACAAAAGCAAGCGCAGTAAAGTTGCATTAGGAATTATAATGTTTCTTTGTTGTTTGGCTGCCATATATTTAGGTATATCAGCATATTTTATTAAACATTTTTATCTTGGTTCTACAATTAATTCCATGAATGTTTCAGGAAAAACAGTAGAAGAAGTAAATGAAAAAATGTCATCTGAAATTCAAAATTATTCATTGGAATTACAAGAAAAAGGTGATGTAAAAGAACAGATTAAAGGTTCGGATATTGACGTGAAATATAGTCAGGATGGAGAAAGTAAAATTAAAAGTTTAAAGGATAATCAAAATCCTTTAGGATGGATTTCAGGAGTATTTGGTAAAAAGAACAATGAAACTACTGAATTAATTAGTTATGATGAGCAATTATTAAATAAGGTTTTAAATGGTTTACCAGGTATTAATAGTAAAAACGTAGTTGAATCTAAAGACGCTAGCTTTGAATATGGAGATGGTGGTTATAAGATAGTAAACGAAGTTTATGGAAATAAAATAGATAAAGAAGTGTTAAAGCAAAAGGTATCAGACGCGATTGTAAAGGAAGATACTACATTAGACTTAGATTCAAGTGATTGTTATAAAAAGCCTAAATATACTGCAGATTCTCAAGAAGTTACTGATGCTAAAAACACCCTTGATAAATATACAAATGTAACAATTACTTATGCTTCTGGAAACAATAAGGAGGTTGTAGATGGATCGGCAATACATAATTGGCTTAGTGTTGATGATGATATGCAAGTTGCGTTTGATGAAAAGAAAGTCAAGAAATATGTATCTACTAAATTAGGTAGTACGTTTAATACATTTGGAAAGACAAGAGATTTCACTACAACATCTGGAAGTAAAGTTAAGGTTAGTGGTGGTGACTATGG
This genomic interval carries:
- a CDS encoding L,D-transpeptidase family protein, which translates into the protein MEGHKSKRSKVALGIIMFLCCLAAIYLGISAYFIKHFYLGSTINSMNVSGKTVEEVNEKMSSEIQNYSLELQEKGDVKEQIKGSDIDVKYSQDGESKIKSLKDNQNPLGWISGVFGKKNNETTELISYDEQLLNKVLNGLPGINSKNVVESKDASFEYGDGGYKIVNEVYGNKIDKEVLKQKVSDAIVKEDTTLDLDSSDCYKKPKYTADSQEVTDAKNTLDKYTNVTITYASGNNKEVVDGSAIHNWLSVDDDMQVAFDEKKVKKYVSTKLGSTFNTFGKTRDFTTTSGSKVKVSGGDYGWLIDSTKETKDLIETIKSGQSTTKEPIYAQKAVSSDKNDIGNTYVEVNFTKQHVWFYKNGSLVTDGPCVSGNVSLKLATPPGTYALNYKEKNATLKGEDYSSPVTYWMPFNGNVGLHDASWRSPNEFGGSTYLTSGSHGCVNLPVELAHKIFDNIEAGTPVVCYNE